One Kitasatospora sp. NBC_01266 genomic window carries:
- a CDS encoding NADP-dependent oxidoreductase, whose protein sequence is MRAVTYDSYAPDNSRLRYGEVADPKVGPGQVLIQVRAAAVNPVDWKVMAGGLDGMLDTVFPVIPGWDVAGVVTRTGPDTPEFAPGDEVMAYARKDVVQGGTFAEYVAIAAPSVAHKPAALDWAQAAGLPLAGLTALRSLDRLRVGSGDVLLVHGAAGGVGSLAVQLGSDRGARVIGTASERNHAFIRELGGEPVSYGDGLVERVRALAPDGVTAVVDFVGGQLETTLTVLADGGRHASVADPGVEQHGGHWIWVRPDGAKLAELAAAVDRGALTVEVAQSFPLERAAEAFDASRTGHTRGKLVVLP, encoded by the coding sequence ATGCGCGCGGTGACCTACGACTCGTACGCCCCGGACAACTCGCGGCTGCGCTACGGCGAGGTGGCGGATCCCAAGGTCGGCCCCGGCCAGGTGCTGATCCAGGTCCGCGCGGCGGCCGTCAACCCGGTCGACTGGAAGGTCATGGCCGGCGGCCTGGACGGCATGCTGGACACCGTCTTCCCCGTCATCCCCGGCTGGGACGTGGCCGGCGTGGTGACCCGGACCGGCCCCGACACGCCCGAGTTCGCCCCGGGGGACGAGGTGATGGCCTACGCCCGCAAGGACGTGGTGCAGGGCGGCACCTTCGCCGAGTACGTCGCGATCGCCGCGCCGTCGGTCGCGCACAAGCCCGCCGCACTCGACTGGGCGCAGGCGGCCGGGCTGCCGCTGGCCGGCTTGACCGCCCTGCGCAGCCTGGACCGGCTCCGGGTCGGGTCCGGTGACGTGCTGCTGGTGCACGGCGCGGCCGGCGGCGTGGGCAGCCTGGCGGTGCAGCTCGGCTCGGACCGCGGCGCCCGGGTGATCGGCACCGCCTCGGAGCGCAACCACGCGTTCATCCGCGAGCTGGGCGGCGAGCCGGTGAGCTACGGGGACGGCCTGGTCGAGCGGGTGCGGGCGCTGGCGCCTGACGGCGTGACAGCCGTGGTCGACTTCGTCGGCGGCCAGCTGGAGACCACGCTCACGGTCCTTGCCGACGGTGGCCGGCACGCCTCGGTCGCCGACCCGGGCGTGGAGCAGCACGGCGGTCACTGGATCTGGGTCCGCCCGGACGGCGCCAAGCTGGCCGAACTCGCCGCGGCGGTCGACCGGGGAGCGCTGACCGTCGAGGTCGCCCAGAGCTTCCCGCTGGAGCGCGCGGCCGAGGCCTTCGACGCCAGCCGCACCGGCCACACCCGGGGGAAGCTGGTCGTCCTGCCCTGA
- a CDS encoding DUF1304 family protein, whose protein sequence is MAVAGAYGAATASRKILFVQTVPALIGPALVPASHY, encoded by the coding sequence GTGGCGGTGGCCGGCGCGTACGGCGCGGCCACCGCCAGCCGGAAGATCCTCTTCGTCCAGACCGTTCCGGCCCTGATCGGGCCCGCCCTGGTGCCGGCGAGCCACTACTGA
- a CDS encoding universal stress protein — MAVVVWIAEGTWPACVEAARAHAAQSAEIVLLHVTGTEVSGVAHGAFAGLLGRGHPKGQHQGGGWGSDPGTRLEDLAADSSRQLLRAAAELLGRPCVQVARTGRIEREVVAAAEGADLLVLARDGDRTHLGPHSLGPAGRFVVDHAGCPVLLVWPGAAPAGPPPPAPPRHR, encoded by the coding sequence GTGGCCGTCGTCGTATGGATCGCCGAGGGCACCTGGCCCGCCTGCGTCGAAGCCGCCCGCGCGCACGCCGCTCAGAGCGCCGAGATCGTCCTGCTGCACGTCACCGGCACCGAGGTGTCCGGGGTGGCGCACGGTGCGTTCGCCGGTCTGCTCGGGCGCGGGCATCCGAAGGGGCAGCACCAGGGCGGGGGTTGGGGGAGCGACCCGGGCACCCGCCTGGAGGACCTGGCCGCCGACTCCTCCCGGCAACTGCTCCGAGCCGCCGCCGAGCTGCTGGGACGGCCCTGTGTCCAGGTGGCGCGAACCGGCCGGATCGAGCGCGAGGTGGTGGCCGCCGCGGAAGGCGCCGACCTGCTCGTGCTCGCCCGGGACGGCGACCGCACCCACCTCGGGCCGCACAGCCTCGGCCCCGCAGGGCGCTTCGTGGTCGACCACGCCGGGTGCCCCGTCCTGCTGGTCTGGCCCGGAGCGGCCCCCGCCGGCCCGCCCCCGCCCGCTCCGCCACGACACCGGTAG
- a CDS encoding C39 family peptidase, translating into MPDRPATKRHGRLAAAVTAVLTSAVMLAGTPLASAATAAVPAYQQQLGNDCEAASLRMVLAGRGVQVSDQDVLGRIGVDLAHPQAGVSGPLSGDPFRAFVGDPNGSEAAGTGFGVYYPPIAQAAQSYGLSVAAAGQGISPAQLRSAVAAGHPAIVWVDYNWRDVAAGSYTAYDGQVVPYAGPSEHAVVVTAASNGQYLVNDPARGQLQISEAAFDAGYATYGDMAVIVE; encoded by the coding sequence ATGCCGGACCGGCCGGCGACGAAGCGGCACGGCAGGCTGGCAGCGGCCGTCACCGCCGTCCTGACCAGCGCTGTCATGCTGGCCGGCACGCCCCTCGCGAGCGCCGCCACCGCCGCTGTCCCGGCCTACCAGCAGCAACTGGGCAACGACTGCGAGGCGGCCTCCCTGCGCATGGTGCTGGCCGGACGGGGGGTGCAGGTGTCGGACCAGGACGTGCTCGGGCGCATCGGCGTCGACCTGGCGCATCCCCAGGCGGGGGTCTCCGGGCCGCTGTCCGGGGACCCGTTCCGGGCCTTCGTGGGAGACCCCAACGGCTCGGAGGCAGCCGGTACCGGCTTCGGCGTGTACTATCCGCCGATCGCCCAGGCCGCGCAGTCCTACGGCCTGTCCGTGGCGGCGGCCGGACAGGGGATCTCCCCGGCCCAGCTGCGCAGCGCGGTTGCCGCGGGACACCCGGCGATCGTCTGGGTCGACTACAACTGGCGTGACGTCGCGGCGGGCTCGTACACCGCGTACGACGGCCAGGTGGTGCCCTACGCCGGCCCGTCCGAGCACGCCGTCGTCGTGACCGCGGCCAGCAACGGACAGTATCTGGTCAACGACCCGGCCCGCGGGCAGCTGCAGATCAGCGAGGCGGCCTTCGACGCCGGGTACGCCACCTACGGCGACATGGCGGTCATCGTCGAGTGA
- a CDS encoding IS110 family transposase produces MIDTGDIDVYLGLDVGKGEHHATALTPAGKRVFDKRLPNTEPRLREVFGRLQAKHGTVLVVVDQPASIGALPLAVARDTGCRVAYLPGLTMRRIADLYPGEAKTDARDAAIIADAARTMPHTLRDLAPSDETVAELEMIVGFDDDLAAESTRIKNRLRGLLTQIHPSLERILGPRLDHPAVLTLLERHGSPAQLVKAGRRRLVTLLRPKAPRLAERLVADIFGALDEQSVVVPGTEAASLIVPSLAGSLSSVLDQRRLLAARIEELLEAHPLSQVLTSMPGIGVRTGARILIDVGDASSFPTAGHLAAYAGLAPVTRSSGSSVRGEHPSRRGNKQLKRAFYLAAFASLSQPESRAYYDKKRRQGKHHVAALVCLARRRIDVLFAMLRDGTFYEPPAAIAA; encoded by the coding sequence GTGATCGACACGGGTGACATCGACGTCTACCTAGGCCTGGACGTCGGCAAGGGCGAACACCATGCCACAGCCCTGACCCCGGCGGGCAAGCGGGTCTTCGACAAGCGGCTGCCCAACACCGAGCCGAGGCTGCGCGAGGTGTTCGGCAGGCTCCAGGCCAAGCACGGCACCGTGCTGGTGGTGGTCGACCAGCCCGCCTCGATCGGCGCGTTGCCGCTGGCGGTGGCCCGCGACACGGGCTGCCGTGTGGCCTACCTGCCCGGCCTGACGATGCGACGGATCGCCGACCTCTACCCGGGCGAGGCCAAGACCGACGCACGCGACGCGGCGATCATCGCGGACGCCGCACGGACGATGCCGCACACCCTGCGCGACCTGGCGCCGTCCGACGAGACCGTCGCCGAACTGGAGATGATCGTCGGCTTCGACGACGACCTGGCCGCCGAGTCGACCAGGATCAAGAACCGACTGCGCGGCCTGCTCACCCAGATCCACCCCTCACTGGAGCGGATCCTGGGCCCAAGACTGGACCACCCCGCCGTCCTGACACTGCTCGAACGCCACGGCTCACCGGCCCAGTTGGTGAAGGCCGGGCGACGCCGGCTGGTGACCCTGCTGCGGCCCAAGGCCCCACGGCTGGCCGAGCGCCTGGTCGCGGACATCTTCGGCGCCCTCGACGAGCAGAGCGTCGTCGTGCCCGGCACCGAGGCCGCCTCGCTGATCGTCCCCAGCCTCGCCGGCTCGCTGAGCTCCGTGCTCGACCAGCGCAGACTCCTCGCCGCCCGCATCGAGGAACTGCTGGAGGCCCACCCTCTTTCCCAGGTCCTGACCTCCATGCCCGGCATCGGGGTCAGGACCGGAGCCCGCATCCTCATCGACGTCGGCGACGCCAGCAGCTTCCCCACCGCCGGCCACCTGGCCGCCTACGCCGGCCTCGCACCGGTGACCAGGAGCTCCGGCTCCTCCGTACGCGGCGAGCATCCCTCCCGTCGTGGCAACAAACAGCTCAAACGCGCCTTCTACCTCGCCGCGTTCGCATCCCTGTCCCAACCCGAATCACGTGCCTACTACGACAAGAAGCGACGGCAGGGCAAACACCACGTCGCCGCCCTCGTCTGCCTCGCCCGACGACGCATCGACGTACTCTTCGCCATGCTCCGGGACGGCACCTTCTACGAGCCCCCGGCCGCCATCGCCGCTTGA
- a CDS encoding discoidin domain-containing protein: MPSATATADPELEPPEIYRAQYAASFATQSQSYNPTAWAQLAKDLGAAQVVLTTRHHEGFALWPSGHPNARTSGDAPFPAGADFAKGHVNAVRAAGLRVGLYYSPIDWRYPGYYDVTGAKPPSPALTSDCVLPNSLYPWNYEGTDPAGFDYHEDARTMKNEVYQSVKELVTDYGAVDDFWWDGGWLAQQGTDAAGSFFWEPGQYRDPGNGWLVDAAYGEDESSTGKPLGLTGLVRRHQPNAVANSRSGWVGDYDIEEGGYVSTGPIRFGGLVQKAFSISGTTWGYDGDVAMSFSQAMAVFVNAFVRDMCVIVNVGPGATGTVPGKQAAVLRQVGGFMSVNSEALYSTRGGPWNPVEGQYGFTFTNQTVYAHLLAGYRGGGSSFTTPSLGDAKVTSVYDVVSKNPLSFTTSGGNSVTVTGIDRTRHPDDTIVAIVLDRPVVPTDIARGATATADSVETAHGNLAANAVDGDTSTRWCAADGSTGHWLQVDLGSVRPVAGARIAWEQPDNAYRFRIDGSSDGSTWSTLADRTGNSTAAQVQAPTFTAQARYLRVTVTGGLSSSVWASIRSFEVYDRPFLDPSLSGGDLALGRPAGSSSNENSSLVAANAFDGNPTTRWSGQFSDPQWLQVDLGSTQTVGRVVLNWEYSHATAYQLQVSDDASNWTTVYSTTSGNGGVENISGLSGSGRYVRMYGTARATQWSYSRYSMEVFSS, encoded by the coding sequence ATGCCCAGTGCGACGGCGACCGCCGATCCGGAGCTGGAGCCGCCGGAGATCTACCGGGCGCAGTACGCCGCCTCCTTCGCCACCCAGTCCCAGTCCTACAACCCCACCGCCTGGGCGCAGTTGGCCAAGGATCTCGGTGCCGCCCAGGTGGTGCTGACCACCCGTCACCACGAGGGCTTCGCCCTGTGGCCCAGCGGCCACCCCAACGCCCGGACCTCCGGCGACGCCCCGTTCCCCGCCGGCGCGGACTTCGCCAAGGGCCACGTGAACGCCGTGCGTGCGGCGGGCCTGCGGGTCGGGCTCTACTACTCGCCCATCGACTGGCGCTACCCCGGCTACTACGACGTCACCGGCGCCAAGCCGCCGAGCCCCGCGCTCACCTCCGACTGCGTGCTGCCGAACAGCCTGTACCCGTGGAACTACGAGGGCACCGACCCGGCCGGCTTCGACTACCACGAGGACGCCCGGACCATGAAGAACGAGGTGTACCAGTCCGTGAAGGAACTGGTCACCGACTACGGCGCGGTCGACGACTTCTGGTGGGACGGCGGCTGGCTGGCGCAGCAGGGCACCGATGCGGCGGGGTCCTTCTTCTGGGAGCCCGGCCAGTACCGGGACCCCGGCAACGGCTGGCTGGTCGACGCCGCGTACGGCGAGGACGAGTCGAGCACCGGCAAGCCGCTGGGGCTCACCGGCCTGGTGCGCCGGCACCAGCCGAACGCCGTGGCCAACTCGCGTTCGGGATGGGTGGGCGACTACGACATCGAGGAGGGGGGCTACGTCTCGACCGGGCCGATCCGGTTCGGCGGCCTGGTCCAGAAGGCCTTCAGCATCTCCGGCACCACCTGGGGTTACGACGGAGACGTCGCCATGTCCTTCTCCCAGGCCATGGCCGTCTTCGTCAACGCCTTCGTCCGCGACATGTGCGTGATCGTCAACGTCGGCCCGGGCGCGACCGGTACGGTTCCCGGCAAGCAGGCGGCGGTGCTGCGACAGGTCGGCGGATTCATGAGCGTCAACAGCGAGGCGCTCTACAGCACCCGCGGCGGCCCGTGGAACCCGGTGGAGGGCCAGTACGGCTTCACCTTCACCAACCAGACCGTCTACGCGCACCTGCTGGCCGGCTACAGAGGCGGCGGCAGCAGCTTCACCACCCCGTCGCTGGGCGACGCGAAGGTCACCTCGGTGTACGACGTGGTCTCCAAGAACCCGCTCTCCTTCACCACGAGCGGCGGGAACAGCGTCACCGTCACCGGCATCGACCGCACCCGCCACCCCGACGACACGATCGTGGCGATCGTGCTCGACCGCCCGGTGGTCCCGACGGACATCGCCCGCGGCGCCACGGCCACGGCCGACAGCGTGGAGACCGCACACGGGAACCTGGCGGCCAACGCGGTGGACGGGGACACCTCCACCCGCTGGTGCGCGGCCGACGGCAGCACCGGCCACTGGCTCCAGGTCGACCTCGGCTCGGTGCGCCCCGTCGCGGGAGCCCGGATCGCCTGGGAACAGCCCGACAACGCCTACCGGTTCCGGATCGACGGTTCCTCCGACGGGTCCACCTGGTCGACCCTGGCCGACCGGACCGGGAACAGCACCGCGGCGCAGGTGCAGGCCCCGACCTTCACCGCCCAGGCCCGCTACCTCCGGGTGACCGTCACCGGTGGTCTGAGCAGCAGCGTCTGGGCCTCGATCCGCTCGTTCGAGGTCTACGACCGCCCGTTCCTGGACCCGTCCCTCTCCGGCGGCGACCTCGCGCTCGGCCGGCCCGCCGGCTCCTCCTCCAACGAGAACAGCTCGCTGGTGGCGGCCAACGCGTTCGACGGCAACCCGACCACCCGCTGGTCCGGCCAGTTCTCCGACCCGCAGTGGCTCCAGGTCGACCTCGGCTCCACCCAGACGGTCGGACGGGTGGTCCTCAACTGGGAGTACTCCCACGCGACGGCCTACCAACTCCAGGTCTCCGACGACGCGAGCAACTGGACCACCGTCTACTCCACCACCAGCGGCAACGGCGGTGTGGAGAACATCAGCGGCCTGTCCGGCTCCGGACGGTACGTGCGGATGTACGGCACCGCGCGCGCCACCCAGTGGAGCTACTCGCGCTACTCCATGGAGGTGTTCAGCAGCTGA
- a CDS encoding lactonase family protein — MNHPPTTTTGGSLIIGSAAPARALGAGLSTVRYDGNGATSLVSTLPVDHPSYAAVDPRRAVLHAVLEQEAGRVLSVRIDSGTGFQGRPATAVSGGSGPCHLSVHPSGSHVFAAHYGDGVLSVIPTDADGLVSPTGPVHTVRHPGREDSAELRDVPHAHMAAPSADGRFLLCTDLGTDRVYFYAFDPAAGRPSEHQVVQLPPGSGPRHLVFHPSGRHVHVLNELSSTLTVCTWEAIRGRLEPTAEFTTRQDPSAPNANSAAAVRLSSDGRFLYTTNRGDNTIAVHAVRDDGASVELLTTVACGGTWPRDIALTPDERLLFCANQGSDTLTAFHRDPSSGNLTPTGEHLAVTEPAPVLPIGP, encoded by the coding sequence TTGAACCACCCCCCGACCACGACGACCGGTGGCTCGCTGATCATCGGCAGTGCCGCCCCCGCCCGCGCCCTCGGAGCCGGCCTGTCCACCGTCCGCTACGACGGCAACGGTGCCACGAGTCTCGTCAGCACCCTGCCGGTCGACCACCCGTCCTACGCAGCCGTCGACCCGAGGCGTGCGGTGCTCCACGCCGTCCTGGAGCAGGAGGCCGGACGGGTCCTGTCCGTGCGGATCGACTCCGGCACCGGGTTCCAGGGCCGGCCGGCCACGGCCGTCAGCGGCGGCTCGGGCCCGTGCCACCTCTCGGTCCACCCCAGCGGTTCGCACGTCTTCGCGGCCCACTACGGCGACGGTGTCCTCTCAGTCATCCCCACCGACGCCGACGGCCTGGTCTCCCCCACCGGGCCGGTGCACACCGTCCGCCATCCCGGCCGGGAGGACAGTGCCGAGTTGCGCGACGTCCCCCACGCGCACATGGCCGCCCCCTCCGCGGACGGCCGTTTCCTGCTCTGCACCGACCTCGGGACGGACCGGGTCTACTTCTACGCCTTCGATCCGGCCGCCGGCCGGCCCAGCGAACACCAGGTGGTCCAACTGCCGCCCGGCAGTGGCCCCCGGCACCTCGTGTTCCATCCGTCGGGCCGGCACGTCCACGTCCTCAACGAGCTCTCCTCCACCCTCACCGTCTGCACCTGGGAGGCGATCCGCGGCCGCCTCGAACCCACCGCCGAGTTCACGACTCGACAGGACCCGAGCGCGCCGAACGCCAACTCGGCGGCGGCCGTCCGGCTGTCCTCGGACGGCCGCTTCCTCTACACGACCAACCGCGGTGACAATACGATCGCCGTGCACGCCGTCCGCGATGACGGCGCGTCCGTCGAGTTGCTCACCACCGTCGCCTGCGGCGGAACCTGGCCCCGCGACATCGCCCTCACCCCGGACGAGCGCCTGCTGTTCTGCGCCAACCAGGGCTCCGACACGCTCACCGCCTTCCACCGCGACCCGTCATCCGGGAACCTGACACCCACCGGGGAACACCTGGCGGTCACCGAGCCCGCGCCCGTCCTGCCCATCGGGCCGTGA
- a CDS encoding maleylpyruvate isomerase N-terminal domain-containing protein, with protein sequence MAMIFDDFLAAADSAVALLASDEVAAGWGRASACEGFTVGGLAAHLGWQVQSARWALECPRPAADAPVTGLLGHYAAVPWLGAGVDAPVNVGIRDSGEQRSQAGPAEVARVTREARDEVVGLLAAAAPGEAVAMPWIEGRAMTAEDLLATRLMELLVHGDDLAVSVGVATAAVTDSAYERVNDLLVRLAARRHGPVALLRALARAERAPETVSAF encoded by the coding sequence ATGGCGATGATCTTCGATGATTTCCTGGCGGCGGCGGACTCGGCGGTGGCGCTGTTGGCGTCGGACGAGGTGGCGGCCGGGTGGGGCAGGGCGAGCGCGTGCGAGGGCTTCACGGTCGGGGGGCTGGCGGCGCACCTGGGGTGGCAGGTGCAGTCGGCGCGGTGGGCGCTGGAGTGCCCGCGCCCGGCGGCGGACGCGCCGGTGACCGGTCTGCTGGGGCATTACGCGGCCGTGCCGTGGCTCGGCGCCGGGGTGGACGCGCCGGTGAACGTCGGGATCAGGGACAGCGGGGAGCAGCGGTCGCAGGCCGGTCCTGCGGAGGTGGCGCGGGTGACGCGCGAGGCGCGGGACGAGGTCGTCGGGCTGTTGGCCGCGGCGGCGCCCGGCGAGGCGGTGGCGATGCCGTGGATCGAGGGGCGGGCCATGACCGCAGAGGACCTTCTGGCCACCCGGCTGATGGAGTTGCTGGTGCACGGCGACGACCTGGCTGTGAGCGTCGGGGTGGCGACAGCGGCGGTGACGGACTCGGCGTATGAGCGGGTCAACGACCTGCTCGTACGGCTCGCGGCTCGTCGGCACGGCCCAGTGGCGCTGCTGCGGGCGCTGGCCCGGGCGGAGCGGGCACCGGAGACGGTCTCCGCGTTCTGA
- a CDS encoding DUF3291 domain-containing protein, which produces MPQLALYTFGVLKSPLADPAPLTREFYDTGEAVYRKISQHPGYLARAEAADGDRGMLFGADWGAWGEFAVPTWYGKGHTVETTALAATLSLWTDLHPAFDAVYTGLHREALNRRYDWFERTGHPNYVCWWVSDGVIPTWRDGVSRLEHLHDHGSVPHAFTFHHSFAPDGTPTRIKDTGPKSDQVR; this is translated from the coding sequence ATGCCCCAGCTTGCTCTGTACACATTCGGCGTCCTGAAGTCACCTCTCGCCGATCCCGCACCTCTCACGCGCGAGTTCTACGACACTGGTGAGGCCGTCTACCGGAAGATCAGTCAGCACCCCGGATACCTCGCGCGTGCTGAAGCGGCAGACGGTGACCGGGGCATGCTCTTCGGGGCGGACTGGGGTGCATGGGGAGAGTTCGCCGTACCGACCTGGTACGGCAAGGGCCATACGGTGGAAACCACCGCCCTGGCCGCGACACTCTCACTCTGGACCGACCTGCACCCCGCCTTCGACGCCGTCTACACCGGTCTGCACCGTGAGGCGCTGAACAGGCGTTACGACTGGTTCGAGAGGACAGGGCACCCGAACTACGTGTGCTGGTGGGTCTCCGACGGCGTGATACCCACCTGGCGGGACGGGGTTTCCAGGCTGGAGCACCTCCACGACCACGGCTCCGTGCCGCACGCCTTCACCTTCCACCACTCGTTCGCTCCGGACGGAACTCCGACCAGGATCAAAGACACCGGGCCGAAGAGCGACCAGGTTCGCTGA
- a CDS encoding Type 1 glutamine amidotransferase-like domain-containing protein, translating into MRALLTSSGIKNSSIHDALVDLLGKPIAESNALFIPTAIYPFPGGPGMAWRAISGEGPSPLCGLGWKSLGVLELTALPSIEEAAWVPTVQAADALLVWGGDPLFLANWMRRSGLTGLLPTLRSEAVYVGVSAGSMAVASTFVETYREPPRGNDGPLRSEDIVFATPQGDVDRILVTGQGAGLVDFAVIPHLEHPDHPDASLANAERWAARIPAPTYAIDDETAIKVVDGAAQVVSEGQWKLFQP; encoded by the coding sequence ATGAGGGCACTGCTCACGTCGTCCGGGATCAAGAACAGCAGCATCCACGACGCGCTGGTCGATCTGCTGGGCAAACCGATCGCCGAGTCCAACGCCCTGTTCATCCCCACCGCCATCTACCCCTTCCCTGGCGGGCCCGGCATGGCGTGGCGGGCGATCTCCGGTGAGGGTCCGTCGCCGTTGTGTGGCTTGGGTTGGAAATCGTTGGGGGTCCTGGAGCTGACGGCGCTGCCGAGCATCGAGGAGGCTGCTTGGGTGCCAACGGTCCAGGCCGCCGACGCACTGCTGGTATGGGGCGGCGACCCCTTGTTTCTCGCCAACTGGATGCGGCGCTCCGGTTTGACCGGCCTGCTGCCGACGCTGCGCTCCGAGGCGGTCTACGTGGGGGTGAGCGCCGGGAGCATGGCTGTTGCCTCCACCTTTGTCGAGACCTACCGCGAACCGCCCCGCGGGAACGATGGACCGTTGAGGTCGGAAGACATCGTCTTCGCCACGCCTCAGGGTGACGTCGACAGAATCCTGGTCACGGGACAGGGAGCAGGACTCGTCGACTTCGCGGTGATCCCGCACCTGGAGCACCCGGATCACCCCGACGCCTCCTTGGCCAACGCGGAGAGGTGGGCGGCACGGATTCCCGCGCCGACGTATGCGATCGACGACGAGACCGCCATCAAGGTGGTCGACGGCGCCGCCCAGGTCGTCTCCGAGGGGCAGTGGAAGCTGTTCCAGCCCTGA
- a CDS encoding allophanate hydrolase, protein MSGGSSSGSAVAVALGIADIALGTDTAGSGRVPAALNGIVGIKPTLGLVPTTGVIPAARSYDAVTVFARTLTEAQRALAVVIGPAESDPLSRTWPDDVRLSAPEHPRVAIPRDEDLTPLSSQARAAFRTAVKRLEAAGAEATVIDVSPLLQAARLLYDGALVAERYAGVGEFIARDPSAADPTVAGIILAAAELPAHALAADQERLDVYKALAHRLLSGYDALLLPTTTEHPDIAAVQADPVTINSRLGTYTNFVNLLDLAAVAVPAGGADGSPFGVSVITRAFEDQPALDIAARLTGEQAPAPLPDTGVDLAVFGAHLRGQPLSHQLTDTGARYAGEVTTTAAYRLTALTTDPAKPGLVRVGPGAGGPITGERWTLSPAALGRFLAALPAPMSLGRIELAEGSWVLGFQCDPYTASTGTDITHHGDWRAYLASSGS, encoded by the coding sequence ATCTCCGGCGGCTCCAGCTCCGGATCGGCGGTCGCCGTCGCACTGGGCATCGCCGACATCGCCCTCGGCACCGACACCGCCGGCTCCGGCCGCGTCCCCGCCGCCCTCAACGGCATCGTCGGCATCAAGCCCACGCTCGGCCTGGTCCCCACCACCGGAGTCATCCCCGCCGCCCGCTCCTACGACGCCGTCACCGTCTTCGCCCGCACCCTCACCGAGGCCCAGCGGGCCCTGGCCGTCGTGATCGGCCCCGCCGAGAGCGACCCGCTGAGCCGCACCTGGCCGGACGACGTACGCCTGTCAGCCCCGGAGCACCCGCGCGTCGCGATCCCCAGGGACGAGGACCTCACACCGCTCTCGTCGCAGGCACGGGCCGCGTTCCGCACGGCCGTCAAGCGCCTGGAGGCCGCCGGCGCCGAGGCCACCGTCATCGACGTCTCACCCCTGCTGCAGGCGGCACGACTCCTCTACGACGGCGCACTCGTCGCCGAACGCTACGCCGGGGTGGGCGAGTTCATCGCCCGTGACCCGTCGGCCGCCGACCCCACGGTGGCCGGGATCATCCTCGCCGCCGCCGAACTGCCCGCCCACGCCCTGGCCGCCGACCAGGAACGCCTCGACGTGTACAAGGCGCTCGCCCACCGCCTCCTGTCCGGCTACGACGCGCTGCTCCTGCCGACCACCACCGAGCATCCCGACATCGCCGCCGTCCAGGCCGACCCCGTCACCATCAACTCCCGCCTGGGCACCTACACCAACTTCGTCAACCTCCTCGACCTCGCCGCCGTCGCCGTCCCGGCCGGCGGGGCCGACGGCAGCCCCTTCGGCGTCAGCGTCATCACCCGCGCCTTCGAGGACCAGCCCGCCCTCGACATCGCCGCCCGCCTCACCGGCGAACAGGCCCCAGCCCCCCTGCCCGACACCGGAGTCGACCTCGCCGTCTTCGGTGCCCACCTGCGCGGCCAGCCCCTCAGCCACCAGCTCACCGACACCGGCGCCCGCTACGCGGGCGAGGTCACCACGACCGCTGCCTACCGCCTCACCGCGCTGACCACCGACCCGGCGAAGCCCGGCCTCGTGCGGGTCGGCCCGGGCGCGGGAGGCCCGATCACCGGAGAACGCTGGACCCTCTCACCCGCCGCCCTCGGCCGCTTCCTGGCCGCCCTGCCCGCTCCCATGTCCCTGGGGCGGATCGAACTCGCCGAGGGCAGCTGGGTGCTGGGCTTCCAATGCGACCCGTACACGGCGTCCACGGGAACGGACATCACCCACCACGGCGACTGGCGCGCGTACCTCGCGAGCAGCGGATCCTGA